The region CCTGCTGGGCAATCACATGAATAAGTGAAGCATTCAAGTGCAAATCAGGCAGGTTCATATCTACACACGTGCAGCGGTTACTCTCAGGGTTGAACTCTCCCCCCTAACCACTATTCTAACTCTAACTCATGCAAAGGAGTCCCCATCCCGAGGACATCCTGATACCTGCtccgatgtccgtgtgtgtcccCTTGGATCCAGAGGGCATGTGCGGCGGTGTGCGCCGTGGCTGAAAAGCAGCGTCCCTCCCTCTGCAGCGGCTGTACTGTGTCCtccactcactcacatgtgaCAGTTTGGAGTAAAATTCTTCACAATTGGTGTGTGGAGTGTGTGGCATAAATAGCAGACAGACTCCAAGCTGGGTTAAGACGGGCTTGATGCTCGCTGGCACTGCGCGCTGCTGATTGGTCCGGCCACGGCCTGACGTCACGAGGCTGGGAATAAGGCAGGGCTGGCGCTTTAGGTGCAGGACAGTGTAGAAGAAAGCCAGGGCATCCCAACACACGTATACGCTACTGGAAGCTGAGTGACAACCCAGTCAAGCCAGCACACACCAGTGACTGCTACTGGAGGGAGGGCGTCCCCGGCTCCACAGGCCACATCTCCGGGATCCAGAGGACAAACACTCTTTATTCATCTGTGGCCGCGCGCTTTGTGAAGAGTGGATATGCTGCCATGCTGTAGTGCATTATTTACACACACGCGCGTGTCTGCCTGTGTGTTGTGACCTGAAAGCCTTTCATCGGACGCTTCTTCTTTCTCTGACCGAGACTGCGCGTTGCTTTCCCCGATGCTTCACCCCCAGGAGCGGCGGGACACCTCCACCCTCCTCCGGCTTCACTCCTACAGCCTGAGCTGCTGAGGTTCAAATGTACCTTGgactgatttttttcttctatttctaTACATGACggtatttttgttgaatttatacCCGGTCTACTCTTGGCCCAGAAAGGACTCGGCCGTTATCCCCTGACGGTTCCTTTCTCTTTGGATGCTGTGCCATTTTACGCATGCAGGGAGAAATCAGTGGTGACACCTGATCGACTGACTCCTGTTCACATTGACCACGCTGCCCCAGGCCGTTCAGGGAGGGGAGGACGCGGAGACCCGGTCAATGCTCGGCCTGAGGTGTTGATTCCGTTGGTGTGCAGCAGTGCTTTATTTGTTGGGGGTTGTACATCCGATCCCAGCCAAAGCCATGGTCCACTGCGCCGGCTGCGAAAGGCCTATCCTGGACCGCTTTCTGCTCAACGTGTTGGACCGAGCATGGCACGTCAAGTGCGTGCAGTGCTGCGAGTGCAAATGCAATTTGACAGAGAAATGTTTCTCTCGAGAAGGAAGACTGTATTGCAAAAACGATTTCTTTAGGTAAGCTGGCAGAGAGGCCGCAGCAAGTCATGTGTGCGGTTTGTGGATGGTTTGATGCGCGCAGAGATGAAAAAGAAATGCATCCGTTTGATATTCAAATATTTCACAACTGGAGAAGAAGCACAGATGGACACacgaaaaaactaaaaaaaaaaataaaaaaaaatacacccacacacacaacacacactaaGGCCGGTGTTCAGTTTTAACTTTAGGCTTTTCGTTTTCAGACAGGTTATTGTTGACCTTTTATTAgctaaaactattttttaaaatgtactttttgatTAAGACGTAAACAAATATCAAACTTACTTGAACTACTTAAACCAATTTTAAACGTTTGTGTTTAATTGAAAGCTGCATTAATGGTGTTTATTCTATATAAGGGCTGAAAAAGAGGCTGCTGTGAGATGAGCTTTGATTAGCGCGCACTAATTACAACCACTTCATTTGGATTCTCAtgcaaaacagcagaaaaaccaCATAGACATTAAACACATGTGCTGGTGCACAGCTGGAGCCCGGCCGGTGTAGTTATAGGAAATCACACCTTCAACCCGGCGTGCAGGCGGCAGGGAGGGGGGTGAGGGGCATACCCAGGATCAAACCCCGCAGGCCCGCTGTGTTTGTTCAGTCCGGCTGAGAAGGACGTGATAAGTGGATTTGAATGGTAAACTAGTTTCAAAGATCAAGTGCGCAAACAGGGCAACCTCAGACACGCAGTCAACAAGAAGTATAACACACATCGTCCAATACACAAAGTTTACCCGCGAAGTTAACGACAGGGGCGCATTCACGATGGACAACCCGGGGCGTAAAAGGCGGTGTGGAAAGTGACGTGTACGCGCGAAGATTAGCTAAACACACCCCTGAAAAGAAATATCCAAATACtctcatgtatgtgtgtgtgcttaattTAACTATAGTTATATAGGCCAACTCAACACGGCTTCATCTCATTCGATCAACACATTCagttaaatatttattacaaaaaagctTTAGGAGATgggaatgaaataataataataataataataataataataataataataataataataataataataataataataataataataataattaaaaagtagcCTTTATATCACTCGGAAAGACTATTCACGCAGCGGTTAGGAAGTTTAAATCTGTGAACTTTTATTGAAAATTATTAGCATTTAGATTCTTTTGTGCTTATATTGGCATTCATGttggctacacacacacacacacaccgcagtGTGTAGGCCTTTacactcatatatatatatatatatatatatatatatatatatatatatatatatatatatatatatatatatatatatatatataatgatgtTTATACTGTCCCGAATTGGACATAAAATGTTTGCCCTTTTGTtacgtgtaaaaaaaaaaaaaacataacaaaaatgttgtttaatacacagtttttacatgtataatatatatttatatataataatgcaattcaattacatttatttttattcataaaaacaacaacaaaacaagaaaaatcaaGGTAAATAAGCAGGATTGGAGATgtctcatcatcattatcatatttattattatcatatttattattattattattattattattattattattattattattattattattattattattatgtcgtGGACTCCGTCAGTAACGTCAGTAACTTGTCCTCCTCGTGTAGGCGGTTCGGCACCAAGTGTGGCGGCTGCTCCCAGGGCATCTCTCCCAACGACCTGGTCCGAAGGGCCCGCAGCAAAGTTTTTCACCTCAACTGCTTCACCTGCATGATATGCAACAAGCAGCTGTCCACCGGAGAGGAGCTCTACATCATCGACGAAAACAAATTCGTTTGCAAAGACGATTATGTGAATACTAGCAGTGTGAAGGACACCAACCTCCTCTCAGGTGAGTCCAAAGTGAGAATCATTCTGTCATTTAATAAGGCCAGAACTAAAGGTGTCCAAAAAATCCCCATAATAAATGTGATAACGTGTTTAATGAACAaaagtgtaataataataataataataataataatatcaatttCATCCCTTTATGGGCATATGattctaaaaaaacaacaacaataaaataaaataaaaacaactcatataTCAGTACATGTGTGTCAGCTGCACTTCCCGCGTGGCAGACCTGGGGTCAGACCTGATGCCGCTGGTAAGCAGAGGTTTGGGGTTTACATCTCACATTATGTTTCTACACATTTGCTTTCAGTCACGGCGTGCAGCGACCCCAGTTTGTCACCCGACTCCCAAGATCCGCTCCAGGACGACGTGGTCCTGAAGGACACGGAGATCGCGGCTCTTTCCGACAAGGAGACGGTCAACAACGAAAATGATGACCAGAACCTCGGAGGCAAGCGGCGGGGACCGCGAACCACCATTAAAGCCAAACAGCTGGAGACACTGAAAGCTGCGTTCGCTGCCACCCCGAAACCCACCCGGCACATCAGGGAACAGCTGGCTCAGGAGACCGGGCTCAACATGAGGGTCATCCAGGTAGGAAGAGCTTCAACTTACACACAGAACCAGGGCTGGCTTATTATTAGGGCAAATATTGGCTTTAATTcaagagtaaaaaaacaaaccagtcaCACATTGTGATAACTGCATGGTTACATGTGTTGTTAAAGGTttgaaaagaacagaaaaaatgcaTCATTGATCCAAGTCAtcaatccatttcacaggaactATATCCCTGTGTCAGACTTGTTTCTCAACCTGGGGTACGGTCCTCGTTTGGGTTACAGTTTGGAGGtgcaaatttaaaacatttatcaaTCAATTTGGAAAAAGAAAACGTCTTTCCAAAGCTATTTTCCTCAAAGAAGGATACATGAAAACTGTTATTTTTCAACCATGTATAAATGTTGCCTTTGACTAAAGACCCTTTGATAAAATAGCCAGAAAgtcaataaaacataaataaaaatattacattgtTCATAAATCTACTGTTGCAGAAACATGATAAAGTTGACACATATAAACTACAACTAATATGAGCAGATGCTGATGATGTAATGGGTGCACTTGATTTAACTTAAAAAGGGAGACAAAAAACGGGTGGGAAAGGATTTAAAGGATTTTGAACCAGGGCGATGGTGTGGCCTCACGGAGACTGGGCGCAGGTGGGGGAGGTGGACTCTGTTTCACGGACTGTTACGCCCCCATTAAAAGGTGTGATGTAACAGCTTATATTTTATGGAAAGCTCTCCTGCCAAACTGTCACACCACAACAGCCGTGCCAGGCCCACATCCAGTCAGACACCCCCACCCTCCTCAGCCCCCCTCAGCCCCGCCACCTCACACCCACACAACCACAAACACACCGCGCACGTTGACTTTGTCAGGATAAAGACAGATCTGAGAACACAcgttttaaattgtattttcaaGTCTTGGCGCATGTTTTCGACCAGTGTTGCCAACTGGCACTGGGGTTACTGGCATCGCAGGGGACCGCTGGGAGCCCTGGCACATGAGCGCTATACGAATTGTGACCATGTGCGAGCATCATCAGAGTAgaaagaattattattattattattattattattattattattattattattattattattattattattattattaagatacATAATATCAATGGAAAAGCTATATTTTGAATCCAAAATAATAACTTAAACCCTAAAAAATCTGTGACAGTGTAATGCCATAATTACAGAGGTTTAGTTTAGCGACATATAAAGGCCATGAAAAGGTGGAGGATGTCTGAAAACGGGCGTAAAATGCAGATTAGGACATGATAACCTTGAAGAGCACGCTAATATATCTGTAATAAGCCACCTATTAAGTATTAATTGGAGATCTTAGGCCCCCGCTGCTGCTGCCTTCAGTCGGAGCAAATGGAGGGTTAAAAGATCATTAGAGAGGAGAGATGCGTCTCCCGTTCCAGGAACGATAATTGAGCGCAGTCCTACCCGCCGCAAAGCTTTGCGGATTTATTGCACCGGCTCATCACACACGACGCAAAAACACCCTGTTAGCGGTTATTAAGTCAAGGAAGAAGGCGCGTGCTGCATGGCGCCTAAGTAAATATAACAGCTGATTAGACAGCTCTGCAAATGAAGAGAGCAGATATAACACTGACGTTAGGACTCAGCATCCTCCCATACCACATGTAGAATATACAGGTCTATGAATGTTgattgaagtgtgtgtgtgtgtgtgtgcgtgtgtgcgtgtgtgcgtgtgtgtgtgtgtgtgtgtgtgtgtgtgtgtgtgtgtgtgtgtgtgtgtgtgcgtgtgcgtgtgcgtgcgtgtgtgtgtgtgtgtgtgtgtgtgtgtccaggtcTGGTTCCAGAACAGACGGTCCAAAGAAAGGCGCATGAAGCAGCTGAGCGCACTGGGCGCCCGCAGACACGCGTTTTTCCGGAGCCCGAGGCGGATGAGAACTCTGGTGGACCGACTGGAGCCCGGAGAGCTCATCCCCAACGGGCCCTTCTCCTACTACGGAGGTAAGCTGCGTGTGTGtctaaaattaaacattaaacgatgacaaaaatgttgatgttgcttaaaagaaaaaggaaaaaaaaaggtctaTGTATATTTGAtagaattttaaattaaatagataTGTCAATATCTATCTCTAACATGACACGAcacaatatgtatatatatatatatatatatatatatatatatatatatatatatatatatatatatatatatatatatatgtatacttgAGAATAATTTTATCTA is a window of Gouania willdenowi chromosome 13, fGouWil2.1, whole genome shotgun sequence DNA encoding:
- the lhx1a gene encoding LIM/homeobox protein Lhx1, with protein sequence MVHCAGCERPILDRFLLNVLDRAWHVKCVQCCECKCNLTEKCFSREGRLYCKNDFFRRFGTKCGGCSQGISPNDLVRRARSKVFHLNCFTCMICNKQLSTGEELYIIDENKFVCKDDYVNTSSVKDTNLLSVTACSDPSLSPDSQDPLQDDVVLKDTEIAALSDKETVNNENDDQNLGGKRRGPRTTIKAKQLETLKAAFAATPKPTRHIREQLAQETGLNMRVIQVWFQNRRSKERRMKQLSALGARRHAFFRSPRRMRTLVDRLEPGELIPNGPFSYYGDYQSEYYGPGGNYDFFPQGPPSSQAQTPVDLPFVPSSGPTGTPLGGMDHPLPGHHPSSEVQRFSDIMSHHPGDSPSPEPGIPGPLHSISSEVFGPSPPFTSLSLNGSGYNNHLTHPPSEMNEGTVW